A single Camelus bactrianus isolate YW-2024 breed Bactrian camel chromosome 1, ASM4877302v1, whole genome shotgun sequence DNA region contains:
- the OLIG2 gene encoding oligodendrocyte transcription factor 2, whose product MDSDASLVSSRPSSPEPDDLFLPARSKGSGGSGFTGGTVSSSTPSDCPPELSAELRGAMGAAGTHPGDKLGGGGFKSSSSSTSSSTSSAAASSTKKDKKQMTEPELQQLRLKINSRERKRMHDLNIAMDGLREVMPYAHGPSVRKLSKIATLLLARNYILMLTNSLEEMKRLVSEIYGGHHAGFHPSACGGLAHSAPLPAATAHPAAAAHAAHHPAVHHPILPPAAAAAAAAAAAAAVSSASLPGSGLSSVGSIRPPHGLLKSPSAAAAAPLGGGGGSSGGSGGFQHWGGMPCPCSMCQVPPPHHHVSAMGAGSLPRLTSDAK is encoded by the coding sequence ATGGACTCGGATGCCAGCTTGGTGTCTAGCCGCCCGTCGTCGCCAGAGCCCGATGACCTTTTTCTGCCCGCACGGAGCAAAGGCAGCGGGGGCAGCGGCTTCACGGGGGGCACCGTATCCTCGTCCACGCCGAGCGATTGCCCGCCAGAGCTGAGCGCCGAGCTTCGCGGCGCCATGGGCGCAGCGGGCACGCACCCGGGGGACAAGCTGGGCGGCGGCGGCTTCAAGTCATCCTCGTCCAGCACTTCGTCGTCCACGTCGTCAGCTGCTGCGTCGTCCACCAAGAAGGACAAGAAGCAGATGACTGAGCCCGAGCTGCAACAGCTACGCCTCAAGATCAACAGCCGCGAGCGCAAGCGGATGCACGACCTCAACATCGCCATGGACGGGCTGCGCGAGGTCATGCCGTACGCTCACGGCCCATCGGTGCGCAAGCTCTCCAAAATCGCCACGCTGCTGCTGGCGCGCAACTACATCCTCATGCTCACCAATTCGCTGGAGGAGATGAAGCGACTGGTGAGCGAGATCTACGGCGGCCACCACGCCGGCTTCCACCCATCCGCCTGCGGCGGCCTCGCGCACTCAGCACCCCTGCCGGCCGCCACGGCGCACCCGGCGGCCGCCGCGCACGCGGCGCACCACCCGGCGGTGCACCATCCCATCTTGCctccggccgccgccgccgccgccgccgctgcggcCGCCGCCGCGGTGTCCAGCGCTTCCCTGCCCGGCTCCGGGTTGTCGTCGGTCGGCTCCATTCGGCCCCCTCACGGTTTGCTCAAGTCTCCGTCGGCGGCAGCGGCAGCCCctctggggggcgggggcggcagcAGCGGGGGCAGTGGTGGCTTCCAGCACTGGGGCGGCATGCCTTGCCCTTGCAGCATGTGCCAAGTGCCACCGCCCCACCACCACGTGTCGGCCATGGGCGCCGGCAGCCTGCCGCGCCTCACCTCCGACGCCAAGTGA